From the genome of Ignavibacteriales bacterium, one region includes:
- a CDS encoding ATP-binding protein — translation MKTKKLRVKSKTENLSLIRDFVSTSASNAGVSADFVENIILAVDEACTNIIKHAYKSSPDGELIIKTKSTLSRFIISITDFGNTFEPETIPEPDLQKYYRQKRVGGLGMYLMKTLMDDVKYVSIPGKYNEVLLSKNIKMAKTNAG, via the coding sequence GTGAAGACAAAAAAACTTAGAGTAAAAAGCAAGACTGAAAATCTTTCACTAATCAGAGATTTTGTTAGTACATCTGCATCTAATGCAGGTGTATCAGCTGATTTTGTGGAAAATATCATACTTGCTGTGGATGAAGCCTGCACGAATATTATTAAGCATGCTTATAAGTCTTCTCCTGATGGAGAATTGATTATCAAAACAAAATCTACACTTTCTCGTTTTATAATCAGTATTACTGATTTTGGAAATACTTTTGAACCTGAGACTATTCCTGAACCTGATTTACAAAAATACTATCGTCAAAAAAGAGTTGGCGGATTGGGGATGTACTTGATGAAAACGCTTATGGATGATGTTAAGTACGTTTCAATCCCCGGAAAATATAATGAAGTATTGCTATCAAAAAATATAAAAATGGCGAAAACAAATGCCGGATAA
- a CDS encoding STAS domain-containing protein produces MAEFNTSIKEQGAVSIINLKGYLDAHTAPILENNFVELIDKKCFQIVVDFKELAYISSAGLGVFMAYIEKIRESNGDIKLSGMNDKVYNIFDLLGFPLLYEIFKSETEAVQKFTEK; encoded by the coding sequence ATGGCAGAGTTCAACACCTCAATTAAAGAACAAGGTGCTGTAAGTATAATAAATCTTAAAGGATATCTTGATGCACATACTGCACCAATCCTTGAAAACAACTTTGTAGAGTTGATAGATAAAAAATGTTTCCAGATAGTGGTTGACTTCAAAGAACTTGCATACATCAGCAGTGCGGGCTTAGGTGTATTTATGGCTTACATTGAAAAGATACGAGAGAGCAATGGTGATATAAAACTATCTGGAATGAACGATAAAGTTTATAACATTTTTGATCTGCTTGGTTTTCCTTTGCTTTACGAAATATTTAAATCAGAAACGGAAGCTGTACAAAAATTTACAGAGAAATAA
- a CDS encoding SpoIIE family protein phosphatase: MNLNSLKINLNLIIWIISSLVVSAFIYRLLFFSSNSTLFFIVNDFIVFLLLVVLILFLIKSLGKKNPHPSALVLNIGIISAFVFLVMMFAENLLNIQIKNISSNLVHKGILENLLHTFYGLMYLGIAGYFFAAYKELYFYKQQNRKSTYFTIMSVFIALSALSNLFFNAEEYQFIYNTFFIISIILIVFNSIKISWIAFISKKEKISLLILSIIISALFILNLINNGKADFNGTVLMTFSPAIYQLFNLVLIYGAVYFLVLFFTTLFHIPTAEAYDRKANEVSSLQFFSKLITQVLDIEELAETITDITTKVSSADAAWIIVNENGDNKILSNKNIALVDADLINQYLLKSGICEKITETKICTLQKFENKSQLSEKFSSLAISPLRAYNEVKGYLIAARKNELIFYEEDKTAINTFSDYASIAIENSLLLEQSIEKERLEKELDVAREIQKKILPSKDPKFENLSVSSVFIPAFEVGGDYYDYFEIAKNKFAFIIADVSGKGISAAFIMAEVKGIFSSLSRMLESPKEILIKANEILQQTLNKKNFVSALYGIIDFDKEIIRFSRAGHCPAILVRDNSVEMFKPSGIGLGLTNNILFSNHLEEIKIDFKENDTIVFYTDGITEAKNKEFEDFGEQRFSEILIEHSNKSVNQIANEVIKDVTLFSRNHSQYDDITLVIFKWHKKNNIDGVKEWQSSTPQLKNKVL, from the coding sequence TTGAACCTTAACAGCCTTAAAATAAATCTTAATCTTATTATTTGGATTATCTCCTCGCTGGTTGTTTCTGCTTTTATTTATCGCTTACTTTTTTTTAGTAGTAACTCAACCCTCTTTTTTATTGTAAATGATTTTATAGTTTTTCTGCTTTTAGTAGTTCTAATTTTATTTCTGATTAAATCTCTCGGTAAAAAAAATCCTCATCCATCAGCACTTGTTTTAAATATTGGAATTATTAGTGCTTTTGTTTTTCTGGTGATGATGTTTGCTGAAAATCTTTTAAATATTCAAATCAAAAACATCAGTTCAAATCTTGTGCACAAAGGAATTTTAGAGAATCTTTTACATACTTTTTATGGTTTAATGTATTTAGGAATTGCAGGTTACTTTTTTGCAGCATACAAAGAATTGTATTTTTATAAACAGCAAAACAGAAAAAGTACATATTTCACTATAATGTCTGTGTTTATTGCTTTATCTGCTCTTTCAAATTTGTTTTTTAACGCAGAAGAGTATCAGTTTATATATAACACATTTTTTATAATTTCGATAATTCTGATAGTCTTTAATTCGATAAAAATTTCCTGGATTGCATTCATATCCAAAAAAGAAAAAATTTCTTTGCTTATTCTATCAATCATAATTTCTGCACTATTTATTTTAAATCTCATTAATAATGGTAAAGCGGATTTTAACGGAACAGTTTTGATGACTTTTTCACCTGCCATTTATCAATTATTTAACCTTGTGCTTATATATGGGGCGGTTTATTTTCTTGTTTTATTTTTTACCACATTGTTTCATATACCAACCGCAGAAGCTTATGACAGAAAAGCAAATGAAGTCTCATCACTACAGTTCTTTAGCAAACTAATTACACAGGTTTTGGATATTGAAGAACTTGCAGAAACTATTACGGATATTACAACTAAAGTTAGCAGTGCGGATGCAGCCTGGATTATTGTAAATGAAAATGGGGACAACAAAATACTTTCAAACAAAAATATTGCACTCGTTGATGCGGATTTGATAAACCAATATTTACTTAAGAGCGGAATTTGTGAAAAAATTACTGAAACCAAAATATGCACGCTGCAGAAGTTTGAAAACAAATCACAACTTTCTGAAAAATTTAGCAGTCTGGCTATTTCACCACTAAGGGCTTACAATGAAGTTAAAGGATATCTTATTGCTGCCAGAAAAAATGAGCTCATCTTTTACGAAGAAGATAAAACTGCAATAAATACATTTTCTGATTACGCCTCAATTGCGATAGAAAATTCCTTGTTGCTGGAACAATCAATTGAAAAAGAAAGACTTGAAAAAGAATTAGATGTTGCAAGAGAAATTCAGAAAAAAATCTTGCCTTCTAAAGATCCAAAATTTGAAAACCTGTCTGTGTCTTCTGTTTTCATTCCGGCATTTGAAGTTGGCGGAGACTACTACGATTATTTTGAAATAGCAAAAAATAAATTTGCTTTTATAATTGCTGATGTATCGGGCAAAGGGATTTCCGCTGCATTTATTATGGCAGAAGTTAAAGGAATATTTAGTTCGTTGTCGCGTATGCTTGAAAGTCCAAAAGAGATTTTAATCAAAGCGAATGAAATATTACAGCAAACGCTTAATAAGAAAAATTTTGTAAGTGCTTTGTATGGAATTATTGATTTTGATAAAGAGATTATTCGATTTTCACGAGCGGGTCATTGTCCGGCAATATTAGTTAGGGATAATTCTGTTGAAATGTTTAAACCTTCCGGAATTGGTTTGGGGCTTACAAATAATATTTTATTCAGTAATCATTTAGAAGAAATTAAAATAGATTTTAAAGAAAACGATACAATAGTTTTTTACACCGATGGAATTACAGAAGCTAAAAATAAAGAGTTTGAAGATTTTGGAGAGCAGAGATTTTCAGAAATTTTGATTGAACATTCAAATAAATCTGTTAACCAAATTGCTAACGAAGTTATAAAAGATGTTACATTATTTTCAAGAAACCACTCACAATATGACGATATAACTTTAGTTATATTTAAGTGGCATAAAAAAAATAACATAGATGGAGTTAAAGAATGGCAGAGTTCAACACCTCAATTAAAGAACAAGGTGCTGTAA
- a CDS encoding sigma-70 family RNA polymerase sigma factor, which yields MDYEQKENMQQPKILSLDDDFSLIKQFIDGEEVVFSELVKRHKDKVRNIIYLTLSNTDSVDDIAQEVFITVYRHLKNFRFESQFTTWLYRITINKCKDHLRKKNIRSIFLPLRDDEPVFDSINEDTDIKHIVGNAIATLPDKLRVPLVLKDLEGFSYQEIADTMECEIGTVKSRIFRAREALKKILKPLEKELML from the coding sequence ATGGATTACGAACAAAAAGAGAATATGCAACAACCAAAAATTCTAAGCCTTGATGACGATTTTTCACTAATTAAGCAGTTTATCGACGGCGAGGAAGTGGTTTTTAGTGAATTGGTAAAACGGCACAAAGATAAAGTCCGAAATATCATTTATTTGACTTTATCTAATACTGATAGCGTTGATGATATTGCACAGGAAGTTTTTATTACTGTTTATCGACATCTAAAGAATTTTAGGTTTGAATCACAGTTTACAACATGGCTTTATAGAATTACTATAAATAAATGTAAAGATCATTTAAGAAAAAAGAATATTAGAAGCATATTTTTGCCTTTAAGGGATGATGAACCAGTTTTTGATTCGATAAACGAAGACACTGATATAAAACATATTGTTGGTAACGCAATTGCAACTTTACCTGATAAACTGAGAGTTCCATTAGTGTTAAAAGATCTTGAAGGATTTAGTTATCAGGAAATTGCTGATACGATGGAGTGTGAAATTGGAACTGTAAAATCAAGAATATTTAGAGCTAGAGAAGCGTTAAAAAAAATATTAAAACCTCTTGAAAAAGAGTTGATGCTATGA
- a CDS encoding STAS domain-containing protein: MKTKLLEKYNAVIVELKGNVMGGEDTKEFNELLHKLIDEGKKNVIVDLSAVKFMNSSGLGMLISGLTTMKRENGRLILAHVTEKIESLLIITKLITIFESFETVDEAVKSFG; encoded by the coding sequence ATGAAAACAAAACTATTAGAGAAGTATAACGCCGTTATTGTAGAGCTAAAAGGCAATGTTATGGGCGGCGAAGATACTAAAGAATTTAACGAACTTTTGCACAAACTTATCGATGAAGGAAAGAAAAATGTTATTGTTGATCTTTCCGCAGTTAAATTTATGAATAGTTCCGGACTCGGAATGCTCATAAGTGGTTTAACCACAATGAAAAGAGAGAACGGAAGATTAATTCTTGCACACGTAACAGAAAAAATTGAAAGCTTATTAATTATAACCAAGCTTATTACAATTTTTGAATCTTTTGAAACTGTTGACGAGGCTGTAAAAAGCTTTGGTTGA